Proteins found in one Candidatus Sulfotelmatobacter sp. genomic segment:
- a CDS encoding redoxin domain-containing protein, with amino-acid sequence MKRAALLATILGGAAILRAQCAQAAPSLGSLALATGWLGGHPTLASLRGRVVLLDVFTFECVNCTNVTPALKNLYAAYPRSELEIVAVHTPEVPSYQKAIGYVARQRQAAALPWPIALDNEHRIWDAYGVSAWPTQLIFDRAGHLRYTIVGEGQDRHVAAAVRSLVHGFMVS; translated from the coding sequence ATGAAACGCGCAGCGCTCCTCGCCACGATACTCGGCGGCGCGGCGATTCTGCGAGCGCAGTGCGCCCAGGCGGCGCCGAGCCTCGGCTCTCTCGCGCTGGCCACGGGATGGTTGGGCGGACACCCCACGCTCGCGAGCCTGAGGGGCCGGGTCGTCCTGCTCGACGTCTTCACGTTCGAGTGCGTCAACTGCACGAACGTCACGCCGGCGTTGAAGAACCTCTACGCGGCCTATCCACGATCGGAGCTCGAGATCGTGGCCGTGCACACGCCGGAAGTGCCGAGTTACCAGAAGGCCATCGGCTACGTAGCGAGACAGCGCCAAGCCGCCGCGCTGCCGTGGCCGATTGCGCTAGACAACGAACATCGCATCTGGGACGCCTATGGCGTCTCTGCCTGGCCGACGCAGCTCATCTTCGACCGCGCCGGACACCTCAGGTACACAATCGTCGGCGAGGGTCAAGATCGCCACGTCGCAGCTGCCGTGCGATCTTTGGTCCACGGCTTCATGGTCTCCTGA
- a CDS encoding Fur family transcriptional regulator, translated as MTVFAERPLYLTATRRRITALLEQEQRYLTAAAVMTKLKASIPTLAKSTVYRTLERLESSGFVTSRTEADGETSYVWCHSAHHHHAICRTCGRVTDVDCEAIDALKQRLLDEAGFVVDGHAIELLGYCAQCREKREPGSRK; from the coding sequence ATGACCGTGTTCGCTGAACGGCCGCTCTATCTCACCGCGACGCGTCGCAGAATCACCGCCCTGCTCGAACAAGAGCAGCGCTACCTCACGGCTGCCGCGGTTATGACGAAGCTCAAGGCGAGCATACCGACGCTCGCCAAGTCGACCGTGTACCGGACCTTAGAACGGCTCGAATCGAGCGGTTTCGTCACGAGCCGCACGGAGGCCGATGGCGAGACGAGCTACGTTTGGTGCCACAGCGCCCACCATCACCACGCGATCTGCCGCACCTGCGGCCGCGTGACCGACGTCGACTGCGAGGCGATCGACGCCCTCAAACAGCGTTTGCTCGACGAGGCCGGATTCGTCGTGGACGGCCACGCTATCGAATTGCTCGGCTACTGCGCCCAGTGCCGCGAGAAGCGCGAACCCGGCAGCCGGAAGTAG
- a CDS encoding peroxiredoxin-like family protein, which translates to MPTLNDRLAMMREKAATTLKPEVAQLLERHLGELRTDGAANHALTAGDVVPAFALLDLDGNRVSSAELLSKGPLVVSFYRGTWCPFCNEELKALNDSYEHFRHLGASLVVITPQSAASAGAYRAKHDIAFPMLVDPNADVAERFGLAYSFPAYLRDLYRNVFRNDLGRINAAGTWRLPIPARYVIDRNGTIVDAQVNADYRYRPDPEETLAAVAALTPLASCASTRDHRAL; encoded by the coding sequence ATGCCGACGTTGAACGACCGGCTCGCAATGATGCGCGAGAAGGCGGCGACGACGCTCAAGCCCGAGGTCGCGCAGCTGCTCGAGCGCCACCTCGGCGAACTGCGCACCGACGGTGCCGCAAACCACGCGCTCACGGCCGGCGACGTAGTGCCGGCGTTTGCCCTCTTGGATCTCGACGGCAATCGCGTCTCGTCCGCGGAGCTCCTCTCCAAGGGCCCGCTCGTCGTGTCGTTCTACCGAGGCACGTGGTGCCCGTTCTGCAACGAGGAGCTCAAGGCGTTGAACGACTCGTACGAGCACTTCCGTCATCTAGGCGCCTCGCTCGTCGTCATCACGCCGCAGTCCGCCGCATCCGCCGGTGCCTATCGCGCGAAGCACGACATCGCCTTTCCGATGCTGGTGGACCCCAATGCCGACGTAGCGGAACGTTTCGGTCTCGCATACTCCTTTCCGGCATACCTGCGCGACTTGTACCGGAACGTCTTCCGTAACGATCTCGGCCGCATCAATGCGGCCGGCACATGGCGCCTGCCGATCCCGGCCCGGTATGTCATCGACCGCAACGGCACCATCGTCGATGCGCAGGTCAACGCGGATTATCGTTATCGGCCGGATCCCGAAGAGACACTGGCCGCCGTTGCCGCATTGACGCCTTTGGCATCTTGCGCAAGCACTCGCGATCACCGCGCGCTCTGA
- a CDS encoding enolase C-terminal domain-like protein: MTVTGLSVRAVSVPMRRPLSTSASIIREAPLLLIDLATDVGVTGRSYVFCYDRVGQQLMQRVLRDAAGLISGTPLSPRSAEALLARRWRLFGNAGPVAMALSGIDVAMYDALAQHAGQPLVRYLGGAPTPVNCYNSNGLGLIGAAKAADEARELVEEGYAAIKLRLGYPTLAEDVAVVRAVRDAIGSHVAVLVDYNQVLDRDEGLRRCTALDTEGTRWIEEPIVHDDYSGAAAIAAHVTTAIQIGENFSGAHAVAASISAGASDLLMFDLQRIGGVSGWLEAAAVAQDLPLSSHLFPEVSVHLLALSPHCDLLEVVDWAAPVLLEPLTIRDGTAIAPERPGTGVAWNEDAVRRYRI; this comes from the coding sequence GTGACGGTTACTGGGCTCTCCGTTCGCGCCGTCAGTGTGCCGATGCGACGTCCGCTCTCAACGAGTGCGTCGATCATTCGCGAAGCTCCGCTCCTCCTCATCGACCTGGCAACGGACGTTGGAGTGACGGGCCGTAGCTATGTGTTCTGCTACGACCGCGTGGGCCAGCAGCTCATGCAACGAGTCCTTCGCGACGCGGCGGGGCTCATTTCCGGTACGCCTTTGAGTCCGCGAAGCGCAGAGGCGCTCCTGGCACGCCGTTGGCGGCTGTTCGGCAATGCCGGGCCCGTGGCCATGGCGCTATCCGGAATCGACGTCGCGATGTACGATGCGCTCGCTCAGCACGCGGGGCAACCCCTGGTGCGCTACCTCGGCGGGGCCCCGACACCCGTCAATTGCTACAACAGCAACGGATTGGGGTTGATCGGGGCGGCGAAGGCCGCCGACGAAGCCCGCGAACTCGTTGAGGAAGGGTACGCGGCGATCAAGCTGCGGCTGGGATATCCCACGCTCGCCGAGGATGTGGCCGTCGTGCGCGCGGTCCGTGACGCGATCGGAAGCCACGTCGCCGTGCTCGTCGATTACAATCAAGTACTCGATCGCGACGAGGGACTGCGTCGGTGTACCGCTCTGGACACCGAAGGCACGCGGTGGATCGAAGAACCGATCGTTCACGACGACTATAGCGGCGCCGCGGCGATTGCGGCTCACGTGACGACTGCGATCCAAATCGGCGAGAATTTTTCCGGCGCGCACGCAGTCGCCGCGTCGATATCCGCCGGGGCCTCGGATTTGCTGATGTTCGACCTTCAACGAATCGGCGGGGTCAGCGGATGGCTCGAGGCGGCGGCGGTGGCCCAGGATTTGCCTCTTTCGTCACATCTGTTTCCCGAGGTCAGCGTGCATTTGCTGGCGCTTTCGCCGCACTGTGATCTGCTCGAAGTGGTAGACTGGGCGGCGCCCGTGCTGCTCGAACCCCTTACGATCCGAGACGGGACCGCTATCGCCCCCGAACGCCCCGGGACGGGCGTCGCGTGGAACGAGGATGCCGTGAGGCGCTACCGTATCTGA
- a CDS encoding GMC family oxidoreductase, producing the protein MSRHALGTRQRLPAPMRRHAENDPVDYVVVGVGSAGGVLVQRLARAGFRVVGLEAGPFWDTDRDWVSDEAGSHRLYWEDPRITGGSDPLALGANNSGKGVGGGSVHWASFTPRLHPSDFETYTRDGVGIDWPLSYDDIRPYYEQLELEMPVAGPAYYPWGHPHGYAYGPHPMGGVGNALIKGCSALDIPVSIGGPVAILSGAHGDRPHCIYRGFCIQGCKVGAKASTLITHVPDAITNGAEIRDRSMAYRIEIGPNRRVTAVHYFDDDANPHVQRTKAVIVCGYAIETPRLLLNSACAGFENGLANSSGTVGKYLMAQAGNVVLGRFDEPVRMYKAPPAHALTEEFYETDPRNDFARGFAIQTVGPLPIAFAKQMIAAKKAWGWGLRREMMDYNHWAAFGVLGEILPWDDNRVTLAQETDRFGIPVAHVSFNLHDNDKKLIKAAKEKTMDVMWAAGATEVVQEARYAHLVGGARMGSDPATSVVDAFGRSHDIANLFVCDGSVLPTQGSANPGLTIQALAARTADYLVSAGDSVFTSDARDLAPPPLRTSLAPPATWGKGVPRLT; encoded by the coding sequence ATGAGCCGGCACGCACTGGGGACGCGCCAACGCCTTCCGGCGCCGATGCGTCGTCATGCCGAGAACGATCCCGTCGACTACGTCGTGGTCGGGGTCGGCTCGGCCGGCGGCGTGCTCGTGCAGCGCTTGGCGCGCGCGGGCTTCCGCGTGGTCGGACTCGAGGCCGGTCCGTTCTGGGACACCGACCGCGATTGGGTCAGCGACGAAGCCGGATCACACCGGCTCTATTGGGAGGATCCGCGGATCACCGGCGGCAGCGATCCGCTCGCACTGGGCGCGAACAACAGCGGGAAAGGCGTCGGCGGCGGCTCGGTGCACTGGGCGTCGTTCACGCCGCGACTGCACCCCTCGGACTTCGAAACGTACACGCGCGACGGCGTCGGTATCGATTGGCCGCTCTCGTACGACGACATCCGGCCCTACTACGAGCAGCTCGAGCTCGAGATGCCGGTCGCCGGGCCGGCGTATTACCCCTGGGGCCACCCGCACGGGTACGCGTACGGGCCGCACCCGATGGGCGGCGTCGGCAACGCGCTCATCAAAGGGTGCAGCGCGCTCGACATTCCGGTGAGCATCGGCGGCCCGGTTGCAATCCTGAGCGGAGCGCACGGCGATAGGCCGCACTGCATCTATCGCGGCTTCTGCATCCAGGGCTGCAAGGTCGGCGCGAAGGCGAGCACACTGATCACGCACGTTCCCGACGCGATCACGAACGGCGCCGAGATTCGCGACCGCTCGATGGCGTACCGCATCGAGATCGGCCCGAACCGGCGGGTGACGGCGGTTCATTATTTCGACGACGACGCGAACCCGCACGTCCAGCGCACCAAGGCGGTCATCGTCTGCGGGTACGCGATCGAAACGCCGCGCTTGCTGCTGAACTCCGCGTGCGCCGGCTTCGAGAACGGCTTGGCGAACTCGAGCGGTACCGTCGGCAAGTACCTGATGGCGCAGGCCGGGAACGTCGTCTTGGGGCGGTTCGACGAGCCGGTACGGATGTACAAGGCGCCCCCGGCGCACGCGCTCACGGAGGAATTCTACGAAACGGATCCCCGCAACGATTTCGCGCGCGGATTCGCGATTCAGACCGTGGGTCCGTTGCCGATCGCCTTCGCGAAGCAGATGATCGCGGCGAAGAAGGCCTGGGGCTGGGGGTTACGTCGCGAGATGATGGACTACAATCATTGGGCGGCCTTCGGCGTGCTCGGCGAAATCTTGCCATGGGACGACAACCGCGTGACGCTGGCGCAGGAAACGGATCGGTTCGGCATCCCCGTCGCACACGTGAGCTTCAACCTGCACGACAACGACAAGAAGCTGATCAAGGCCGCCAAGGAGAAGACGATGGACGTCATGTGGGCGGCTGGTGCAACCGAGGTCGTCCAGGAGGCGCGGTACGCGCACCTGGTTGGCGGCGCGCGAATGGGCAGCGACCCCGCGACCTCGGTCGTCGACGCGTTCGGCAGGTCCCATGACATCGCCAACCTGTTCGTCTGCGACGGCAGCGTGCTGCCGACGCAGGGTTCGGCGAACCCCGGCCTGACGATCCAAGCACTCGCCGCGCGAACGGCGGACTACCTCGTCTCGGCAGGCGACTCCGTCTTCACTTCGGACGCCCGCGACCTTGCGCCGCCGCCGCTGAGAACGTCGCTCGCGCCGCCCGCCACCTGGGGCAAAGGCGTTCCGCGTCTCACGTGA
- a CDS encoding 2-dehydropantoate 2-reductase: MGSGGVGGYFGGRLAAAGADVTFIARGTQLEALRDQGLRIQSELGDLTIAVTVCEEPREAGPVDLVILSVKLWDTEAAITAIAPLMTDRTAVMSLQNGVTKDDALRAAFGSERVVGALCYIGAAIAEPGVIRHTGKLQRLVVGEYGGRSSERVAAFAELCRRAAIDVEVSTDIERAVWEKFVFLVGFSGATSVIRQPIGPIRGNAGARTFLAALFAETATVGRAGGVQLPDDFAENRLAFCDTLHPAFTSSMHGDLERGGRLEVPWLHGVVSDLGSRAGIPTPANDFVRNVLSVYVDGPPVVGP; encoded by the coding sequence ATGGGCTCCGGCGGAGTGGGCGGATATTTCGGAGGCCGCCTGGCGGCTGCCGGCGCTGACGTGACCTTCATCGCGCGGGGCACACAGCTCGAAGCCCTCCGCGACCAAGGACTGCGCATTCAAAGCGAACTCGGCGATCTTACCATTGCCGTAACCGTCTGTGAGGAGCCACGCGAAGCCGGACCCGTCGATCTCGTGATTCTCAGCGTGAAGCTGTGGGACACAGAAGCCGCCATCACGGCAATCGCTCCCCTGATGACCGACCGAACTGCCGTGATGTCGCTTCAGAACGGCGTCACGAAGGACGATGCGCTACGCGCGGCGTTCGGCAGTGAGCGCGTCGTGGGCGCGTTGTGTTACATCGGAGCTGCGATCGCGGAGCCGGGCGTGATTCGGCACACGGGCAAGTTGCAGCGGCTGGTCGTGGGTGAGTACGGCGGTCGGTCATCCGAGCGCGTGGCGGCCTTCGCCGAACTGTGCCGACGAGCTGCCATCGACGTCGAAGTGAGCACGGACATCGAACGCGCCGTCTGGGAGAAGTTCGTGTTTCTCGTCGGCTTCAGCGGAGCGACGTCGGTCATTCGGCAACCGATCGGCCCGATCCGCGGTAACGCGGGCGCGCGAACGTTCCTCGCTGCGCTGTTCGCCGAGACGGCTACCGTCGGAAGGGCCGGCGGTGTCCAGCTACCGGACGACTTCGCAGAGAATCGGCTGGCGTTCTGCGACACACTGCATCCCGCGTTCACCTCCTCGATGCACGGAGATCTCGAGCGCGGGGGCCGTCTTGAAGTTCCTTGGCTTCATGGCGTCGTTTCCGACCTGGGCTCACGAGCCGGGATACCAACGCCGGCGAACGACTTCGTTCGTAACGTCCTCTCCGTCTACGTCGATGGTCCTCCGGTCGTCGGGCCGTGA